The proteins below are encoded in one region of Triticum aestivum cultivar Chinese Spring chromosome 1B, IWGSC CS RefSeq v2.1, whole genome shotgun sequence:
- the LOC123104935 gene encoding nuclear pore complex protein NUP43 yields the protein MADSPSFRRHPLPFSVDLVRWLPSSASSGRHLAAAVHDPSVPASSRLSLLPLHDPASPLASLPLPSRPTALRCSPSVLAATTSSGSLHLLPSSFDTGSAVSVPGGAGFHVGPVRGLDCGGEGWVTAGEDGRVHVVSDGGDGRVVARRVWDGKGMSGYEAARWASSAEFATGGAGCGVQWWDRRKGDAVVAHCKGVWGRGVATGMVHSIDIHPSRKHVCVVGGSSGTIFAWDLRCAQQPIPLSGVGLDETAQPVCESEVWEVLFDNYTQSSDIISSVSTRILPVMLCSEDGILAIVEQDERPLELLAEPCAINSFDIDPQNPSDVVCALEWESIGVLTRGRDAMAEE from the exons ATGGCGGACTCTCCCTCCTTCCGCCGCCACCCGCTCCCCTTCTCCGTTGACCTCGTCCGCTGGCTCccgtcctccgcctcctccggccgcCACCTCGCGGCCGCCGTCCACGACCCCTCCGTGCCCGCCTCCTCGCGCCTCAGCCTCCTCCCGCTCCACGACCCCGCCTCCCCGCTCGCCTCCCTCCCGCTCCCCTCCCGGCCCACGGCCCTCCGCTGCTCCCCCTCCGTcctcgccgccaccacctcctccggctccctccacctcctcccctcctccttcgaCACCGGCTCGGCGGTGTCCGTCCCCGGCGGCGCGGGGTTCCACGTGGGGCCCGTGCGCGGGCTCGACTGCGGCGGCGAGGGGTGGGTGACGGCGGGGGAGGACGGGAGGGTGCACGTGGTGTCGGACGGCGGCGATGGCAGGGTGGTGGCCAGGAGGGTGTGGGATGGGAAGGGCATGTCCGGGTACGAGGCGGCGAGGTGGGCGTCGTCGGCGGAGTTCGCCACCGGCGGCGCCGGCTGCGGCGTGCAGTGGTGGGACCGCAGGAAAGGGGACGCCGTGGTGGCGCACTGCAAGGGCGTCTG GGGTCGTGGTGTCGCCACGGGCATGGTGCATTCCATTGATATACATCCATCAAGAAAGCATGTCTGTGTG GTTGGAGGGTCCTCAGGAACAATATTTGCTTGGGACCTACGCTGCGCACAGCAGCCAATACCACTCTCTGGTGTAGGGCTTGATGAAACAGCACAACCCGTGTGCGAGAGTGAGGTCTGGGAGGTTCTTTTTGACAACTATACACAGTCTTCTGATATTATCTCGTCTGTCTCAACAAGAATATTACCTGTGATGCTGTGCTCAGAGGATGGAATCCTTGCAATCGTCGAACAAG ATGAGAGGCCTCTTGAATTGCTTGCCGAGCCCTGTGCTATCAACTCCTTTGATATCGATCCTCAGAACCCTTCT GATGTCGTCTGTGCCCTGGAATGGGAATCGATTGGTGTGCTTACACGTGGAAGGGATGCAATGGCAGAGGAATGA